One window from the genome of Vibrio vulnificus NBRC 15645 = ATCC 27562 encodes:
- the epmB gene encoding EF-P beta-lysylation protein EpmB, producing the protein MPHIITRKVESVEQNWLKQLANGISDPATLLKMLEIDPTPWQDGFSARKLFAQRVPQSFVERMEKGNPNDPLLRQVLPLNEEHQIHPGYSVDPLEEQDNAIPGLLHKYQNRALMIVKGGCAINCRYCFRRHFPYQDNKGSKTVWQQSLDYIAQNSALNEVIFSGGDPLMAKDDELQWLIERIADIPHIKRLRIHSRLPVVIPARITTELCQLLEQTRLQVILVTHINHANEINAELTSQLHRLKRIGVTLLNQSVLLKGVNDSVEAQVHLSEALFDAGILPYYLHVLDKVQGAAHFYVSDQEAKAIMHGLITQVSGYLVPTLTREIGGRPSKTPLDLYLE; encoded by the coding sequence ATGCCGCACATAATAACCCGAAAAGTCGAATCTGTTGAGCAAAACTGGCTCAAACAGCTAGCGAATGGGATCTCTGATCCTGCAACCTTGCTCAAAATGTTGGAAATCGATCCAACTCCGTGGCAAGACGGGTTCTCGGCACGCAAATTATTCGCACAGCGCGTCCCGCAGAGTTTTGTTGAAAGAATGGAAAAAGGCAATCCCAATGATCCACTTCTGCGCCAAGTTCTCCCTCTCAATGAAGAACACCAGATCCACCCTGGCTATTCTGTCGATCCACTGGAAGAGCAAGACAATGCGATTCCAGGCTTGCTGCACAAGTACCAAAATCGTGCGCTGATGATCGTTAAAGGAGGGTGCGCGATTAACTGCCGCTATTGTTTCCGCCGTCACTTCCCTTATCAAGACAACAAAGGCAGCAAAACGGTTTGGCAACAAAGCCTCGATTACATTGCACAAAATAGCGCGCTGAATGAAGTGATCTTTTCCGGTGGCGATCCCTTGATGGCCAAAGATGACGAGTTACAGTGGCTAATTGAACGTATTGCTGACATCCCCCACATCAAGCGACTACGAATTCACTCGCGTTTGCCTGTTGTGATACCCGCACGCATCACAACAGAACTGTGCCAGCTGCTAGAACAAACGCGCTTGCAAGTCATTTTGGTCACGCACATCAACCATGCCAATGAGATCAACGCCGAGTTAACCTCGCAACTGCATCGGTTAAAACGCATAGGTGTGACATTATTGAATCAAAGCGTGTTGCTGAAAGGAGTGAATGATAGCGTCGAGGCGCAAGTGCATCTTAGCGAAGCACTGTTTGATGCCGGCATTTTGCCCTATTACTTACATGTGTTGGATAAGGTTCAAGGCGCGGCACATTTTTATGTTTCCGACCAAGAAGCCAAAGCAATTATGCACGGCTTGATCACGCAAGTGTCTGGCTATCTTGTTCCAACCCTGACTCGAGAAATCGGTGGTCGTCCAAGCAAAACCCCACTGGATCTCTATCTTGAATAA
- the efp gene encoding elongation factor P — translation MATVSTNEFKGGLKLMIDSEPCVILENEYVKPGKGQAFNRVKIRKLLSGKVLEKTFKSGDTCEVADVMDIDLDYLYSDGEFYHFMNNETFEQIAADAKAVGESVKWLVENNTCMLTLWNGNPIAVTPPNFVELEVIETDPGLKGDTQGTGGKPATLSTGAVVRVPLFIQIGEVIKVDTRSSEYVGRVK, via the coding sequence ATGGCTACAGTTAGCACTAATGAATTTAAAGGCGGCCTAAAACTCATGATCGATAGCGAGCCTTGCGTTATCTTGGAAAATGAGTACGTAAAACCGGGTAAAGGCCAAGCGTTCAACCGCGTTAAAATTCGTAAACTTCTTTCTGGTAAAGTGCTAGAGAAAACATTCAAGTCTGGTGACACTTGTGAAGTGGCAGACGTAATGGATATCGACCTAGATTATCTATATTCAGACGGCGAATTCTACCACTTTATGAACAACGAAACGTTCGAGCAAATTGCAGCAGACGCAAAAGCGGTTGGTGAGAGCGTTAAGTGGTTGGTTGAGAACAACACTTGTATGTTGACACTTTGGAACGGTAACCCGATTGCGGTAACACCACCAAACTTTGTTGAGTTAGAAGTGATTGAAACCGATCCGGGTCTAAAGGGTGATACTCAGGGTACAGGTGGTAAGCCTGCAACACTATCAACCGGTGCTGTTGTTCGTGTGCCGTTATTCATCCAAATCGGTGAAGTGATCAAAGTTGATACACGTAGCTCAGAGTACGTGGGTCGCGTGAAGTAA